The Blastocatellia bacterium region GCAAGCCGCCGTTTTGGGTCCGACGCCATCGAGCGAAGTCAGAAAAGCACGCGCTTGTTCGACGGGGATGCGACGCAGAAAGTTCAAATCCAGGGAACCCACCCGCTGCTGGATATGCGCAAGAATCTTTTTGATCCGGGCGGATTTCACCGCTGCCAATCCGCCGCTGTGAATAGCACGGGCGATCTGGCGCACGGGGGCGCGTCGCACAGCCTCCCAAGTTGGGAACTGACGCTTTAATTCGGCGAAGGCGCGATCTCGATTCCGGTCATTGGTGGCCTGCGAGAGGATGGTCTCAATCAACGTATCCAGGGGATCACGATCGGCTCGGAGTCGAGGGATTCCATATCGGGCTTCCAGCCGGGCGATAACAGTTCGGACTTTCACCCGGGGCGGCTCATCCTCGGTGCGACGGTGTCCGGACGCCCCCGTCCCTTGACTGACTGCTTTCGTTCGTCGGGAATGCGTACTCATCTATGATTTCTCCATCCAATCCCGCCGGGGCACTTGCTCGCCGTCAGGACCTCGTGCTTTGACTTTTTTCCAGCACTTCCCGGTAGTAGTCCTCATAACGAGGGATGATCTTCTCGCTGGCAAAGCGGTCGAGGGCTCTTTGTCGGGCGCGCTGACCCATCTCGGCCCGGAGGTCGTCACTCTGCAGGAGGCGAAGTGCAGCCTGAGCCATGCCTTCGATGTCCCCGCACTCGAGAAGGAATCCGGTGACGCCATCTTCCACCACTTCGGGGATACCGCCCACGCGACTCGCGATGACGGGGACTTCGCAGGCCATGGCCTCGAGGGCAGCCAGACCAAAAGCCTCCATCTCACTCGGCAGAAGCAAAACGTCGGCCAGCGAGAGATACTCGCTGATGTGCGGCTGCTTGCCCACGCAGTGGACGCGTTCTTGCAAGCCGTAACGGGCCACGAGCCACTCCACGCGCCCCCGATCGGGTCCATCGCCCACCATGATCAGCTTGGACGGCACGCGATCGGCCACACGAGCGAAAATCTCCACGCAATCTGGCGCTCGCTTAAGCGGACGGAAGTTGGAGATGTGCATCAGAATTTTCTCGCCATAAGGAGCGAACTTTTCCCGGAGGCACTCCGCCGGTCGGCGGAAGTAATCGGCCCCGTTGATGAAGTTGGGAATAACCCGCACGTGGCAGACGCCAAACGTTTCACAGGTCATGCGACTCAGGTAATGAGAGACGGCTGTCACCCCATCGCTTTGCTCGATGCCAAATCGCGTGATCGGCAGATAGGACCGATCGCGCCCCACCAGCGTAATGTCCGTGCCGTGAAGCGTCGTGATCACGGGAAGATACCGTTCCGGGCGCAACATCTCGCGGGCGAGATAGGCGCTGATCGAGTGGGGAATGGCATAGTGAACATGAAGCACGTCGAGACGGAAATCGCGGCAGACGTTGAACTGCTTGGTTGCCAGAGCCATATCATAGGGCAGGTACTCGAATAGGGGATAGTCGAGCATCTCGACCTCGTGAAAATAAATGAGGTCGGAGAGTTCGGTCAACCGCGTCGGCAATGCCGTGGAGATAAAGTGAACTTCATGCCCTCGTGCCGCCAGCTCTTTGCCGAGTTCCGAGGCAACGATCCCGCTGCCGCCATAGGTCGGGTAACAGGTGATGCCGATTCTCATACTCTCCTGACCGGTATGGACGGATACCGAGGGAACATCTCGAGCGGGAGAGCGACTTTGGGGACGGCTTCAGCCAATATATTCCTCGAATTCATCGAGCATCATCAGGCCGTTTTCCTTGGGATCGTCAATGATCCCATTGGTCAATCGCGCCACCGCCGCCGTCACCCGCAGGTGAAAATCGGTG contains the following coding sequences:
- the nth gene encoding endonuclease III, with protein sequence MSTHSRRTKAVSQGTGASGHRRTEDEPPRVKVRTVIARLEARYGIPRLRADRDPLDTLIETILSQATNDRNRDRAFAELKRQFPTWEAVRRAPVRQIARAIHSGGLAAVKSARIKKILAHIQQRVGSLDLNFLRRIPVEQARAFLTSLDGVGPKTAACVLLFSCQRPVFPADTHILRVTRRLGWIPENCSDERAHEILGRLIPAEKCYSAHINLIRLGRDVCRPRAPRCDECCLRSECPFPQETTRFH
- the bshA gene encoding N-acetyl-alpha-D-glucosaminyl L-malate synthase BshA; translated protein: MRIGITCYPTYGGSGIVASELGKELAARGHEVHFISTALPTRLTELSDLIYFHEVEMLDYPLFEYLPYDMALATKQFNVCRDFRLDVLHVHYAIPHSISAYLAREMLRPERYLPVITTLHGTDITLVGRDRSYLPITRFGIEQSDGVTAVSHYLSRMTCETFGVCHVRVIPNFINGADYFRRPAECLREKFAPYGEKILMHISNFRPLKRAPDCVEIFARVADRVPSKLIMVGDGPDRGRVEWLVARYGLQERVHCVGKQPHISEYLSLADVLLLPSEMEAFGLAALEAMACEVPVIASRVGGIPEVVEDGVTGFLLECGDIEGMAQAALRLLQSDDLRAEMGQRARQRALDRFASEKIIPRYEDYYREVLEKSQSTRS